One part of the Candidatus Aminicenantes bacterium genome encodes these proteins:
- the acpP gene encoding acyl carrier protein, which translates to MERDELLKKVKAIVADKLSIGEDQITEEASFIEDLGADSLDTVELVMALEDEFSLDIPDEDAEKLTTVGKAMDYIVGHVK; encoded by the coding sequence ATGGAAAGAGATGAACTGCTGAAGAAAGTTAAGGCGATCGTGGCGGACAAGCTGAGCATCGGCGAAGACCAGATCACAGAAGAAGCCTCGTTCATCGAAGACCTGGGCGCGGACTCCCTGGACACCGTCGAGCTGGTGATGGCCTTGGAGGACGAATTCAGCCTCGACATCCCGGACGAGGACGCCGAGAAGCTGACCACCGTCGGTAAGGCGATGGATTACATTGTCGGCCATGTCAAGTAA
- the fabF gene encoding beta-ketoacyl-ACP synthase II produces MSSNSGDHQKTNERRVVITGVGLVTPLGTGTQKSWEALVAGRSGAGPITRFDASRHATRIAAEVRDFQPLDFIERKEVRKMDRFIQFAMAAAQAAVEDAGIPPARLEGDRAGVLVGSGIGGIGTIEEWHKVLLERGPSRVSPFFLIATIINEAAGQISIRYRSRGPNSATVTACAAGTHAVGEACRLIARGDADIMIAGGAEAPVTPLGVAGFCAMKAMSERNDAPEKASRPFDAGRDGFVIGEGAGIVLLEELGAALRRGAKIYAEVVGYGMTGDAYHPAAPAEDGEGAYRVMKHALDDAGLAPEDIQYINAHGTSTQLNDRIETAAVKRLFGGHAYKVGLNSTKSMTGHLLGAAGGVEAGIAALCLKHQIMTPTINYETPDPECDLDYVPNAARPAEIIHAMSNSFGFGGTNGCLVFRRFEE; encoded by the coding sequence ATGTCAAGTAATTCGGGAGATCACCAGAAAACCAACGAAAGACGGGTTGTCATAACGGGGGTCGGCCTAGTGACCCCCTTGGGGACGGGGACGCAAAAGTCCTGGGAGGCCCTGGTCGCGGGGCGGAGCGGAGCGGGACCGATTACCCGCTTTGACGCCTCGCGCCACGCCACCCGCATCGCCGCCGAGGTCCGCGACTTCCAGCCGCTCGACTTCATCGAGCGAAAAGAAGTCCGCAAGATGGACCGCTTCATCCAGTTCGCCATGGCGGCGGCCCAGGCCGCGGTGGAGGATGCCGGCATCCCGCCGGCCCGCCTGGAGGGCGACCGGGCCGGCGTGCTTGTCGGCTCGGGCATCGGCGGCATCGGCACCATCGAGGAGTGGCACAAAGTCCTGCTGGAGAGGGGGCCCAGCCGGGTTTCGCCCTTCTTCCTCATCGCCACGATCATCAATGAGGCGGCCGGCCAGATCTCCATCCGCTACCGGTCCCGCGGCCCCAACTCGGCCACGGTGACCGCTTGCGCCGCCGGAACCCACGCCGTCGGCGAGGCCTGCCGGCTGATCGCCCGGGGCGACGCCGACATCATGATCGCCGGCGGGGCCGAGGCGCCCGTCACGCCCCTCGGCGTCGCCGGGTTCTGCGCCATGAAGGCCATGTCCGAAAGAAACGATGCTCCCGAAAAGGCCTCCCGACCGTTCGACGCCGGCCGCGACGGATTCGTCATCGGCGAAGGGGCGGGCATCGTCCTGCTGGAGGAGCTCGGCGCGGCCTTGCGGCGCGGGGCCAAGATCTATGCTGAGGTCGTCGGCTACGGCATGACCGGAGACGCCTACCATCCGGCCGCCCCGGCCGAAGACGGCGAGGGCGCCTATCGGGTCATGAAGCACGCCCTGGACGATGCCGGCCTGGCGCCGGAGGATATCCAGTACATCAACGCCCACGGCACATCCACTCAGCTCAACGACCGCATCGAGACGGCGGCCGTCAAGCGCCTGTTCGGCGGCCACGCCTACAAAGTGGGCTTGAACTCGACCAAGTCGATGACCGGTCATCTGCTGGGCGCCGCCGGCGGCGTCGAAGCCGGCATTGCGGCCCTCTGCCTCAAGCACCAGATCATGACCCCGACCATCAACTACGAGACGCCCGACCCGGAATGCGACTTGGACTATGTGCCCAACGCCGCCCGTCCGGCCGAGATCATCCATGCCATGTCGAATTCCTTCGGCTTCGGCGGGACGAACGGCTGTCTCGTCTTTCGCCGTTTCGAAGAGTAA
- a CDS encoding electron transfer flavoprotein subunit beta/FixA family protein, with product MNIVVFVKRVPDTESRIRLQHETASVVEEGLNFIISPNDEYAIEESLRLREAQGGKVTAVSLGGDESLIVLRKCLAMGVDEALLIKDDRKETYDGLRVARILAAAVRTRWADADLLLFGRLSVGADNAQVPAMTAELLGWPQATVVIKLLIEGRSGTALREIEGAVEKVAFLLPAVVSAQKGLNEPRYETLKGIMAAKKKTIPAVTPAELGLSAEDIAPLVDVLGLETPPAKAGGRMIGGTPEEAARELVRLLRDEAKVI from the coding sequence ATGAACATCGTGGTTTTTGTTAAAAGAGTTCCGGATACGGAATCGCGGATTCGGCTCCAGCATGAAACGGCGAGCGTCGTCGAGGAGGGCCTGAACTTCATCATCAGCCCCAACGACGAATATGCCATCGAGGAGAGCCTGCGCCTGCGCGAGGCCCAAGGCGGCAAGGTCACGGCCGTCAGCCTGGGCGGCGACGAGTCCCTGATCGTGCTGCGCAAATGCCTGGCCATGGGGGTCGACGAGGCCCTCCTGATCAAGGACGACCGCAAGGAGACCTACGACGGCTTGCGCGTCGCCAGAATTCTGGCCGCGGCCGTCAGGACCCGTTGGGCCGACGCCGACCTTCTTCTGTTCGGCCGCCTGTCCGTCGGCGCGGATAACGCCCAGGTCCCGGCCATGACGGCCGAGCTCCTGGGCTGGCCGCAGGCTACGGTCGTCATCAAGCTGCTTATCGAGGGCCGGTCCGGGACGGCCCTACGCGAGATCGAAGGCGCGGTCGAGAAAGTCGCCTTCCTTCTGCCGGCTGTCGTCTCGGCTCAAAAGGGCCTTAACGAGCCCCGCTACGAGACGCTCAAGGGCATCATGGCGGCCAAGAAGAAGACCATCCCCGCCGTTACCCCGGCCGAGCTGGGCCTATCGGCCGAAGATATCGCGCCGCTGGTCGACGTCCTGGGCTTGGAGACGCCGCCGGCCAAGGCGGGCGGGCGGATGATCGGGGGGACTCCCGAGGAAGCGGCCCGCGAGCTCGTCCGGCTGCTGCGGGACGAAGCCAAGGTCATCTGA
- a CDS encoding electron transfer flavoprotein subunit alpha/FixB family protein produces the protein MILTYIETREGKIKKSSLEALGEASRRAAELGVPASAVVVGAGLDSFPPELAAAGAAKIFLLDNPGLAAYGAPAYAAVLADLVRAEAPAAVFFPATALGRDLAPRLAARLGVAMASDCVKIEVRDGRLVFTRPIYAGKAFLTLALSSVPALVTLRPNVFVSSSAASLTIPAAAAGSVRAAEMAAAGEVVKIAVALPAGADNGQVVEIQGADGAELDVAEAEIVVSGGRGLRAPESFALLRELAAILPKAAVGASRAAVDSGWIGHAHQVGQTGKTVSPNLYLAFGISGAIQHLAGMSSAKVIVAVNKDAEAPIFKIADYGIVGDVFQILPALKDELRKALKE, from the coding sequence ATGATCCTGACTTATATCGAGACCCGCGAAGGCAAGATCAAGAAGAGCTCGCTCGAAGCGTTGGGCGAGGCTTCGCGCCGGGCGGCCGAGCTGGGCGTTCCGGCGTCGGCCGTAGTCGTCGGGGCCGGCCTGGACTCGTTCCCTCCCGAATTGGCGGCGGCAGGCGCGGCCAAAATTTTTCTTCTGGACAACCCCGGTTTGGCCGCTTACGGCGCGCCGGCCTATGCGGCCGTGTTGGCCGATCTGGTTCGCGCCGAGGCGCCCGCCGCGGTTTTCTTCCCGGCCACGGCCTTGGGCAGAGACTTGGCCCCGCGGCTGGCGGCCAGGCTCGGCGTCGCTATGGCTTCCGACTGCGTCAAGATCGAAGTCCGGGACGGGCGGCTTGTCTTCACCCGGCCGATCTATGCCGGCAAGGCGTTCTTGACCCTGGCGCTCTCCTCCGTACCCGCTCTTGTCACACTGCGGCCCAACGTGTTCGTCTCCTCCTCGGCGGCCTCCCTTACAATCCCGGCCGCGGCGGCTGGATCGGTTAGGGCTGCCGAAATGGCTGCCGCGGGCGAGGTCGTCAAGATCGCCGTCGCTTTGCCGGCCGGGGCCGATAACGGGCAGGTGGTCGAGATCCAGGGCGCCGACGGGGCCGAGCTTGATGTGGCCGAGGCCGAGATCGTGGTTTCGGGTGGCCGCGGCCTGCGGGCTCCGGAAAGCTTTGCCTTGCTCCGCGAGCTGGCTGCGATCCTGCCCAAAGCGGCCGTCGGCGCTTCGCGCGCGGCCGTGGATTCGGGCTGGATCGGCCACGCCCACCAGGTCGGCCAGACCGGCAAGACCGTGTCCCCAAACCTCTACCTGGCCTTCGGCATCAGCGGGGCCATCCAGCACCTGGCCGGGATGTCGTCGGCCAAGGTCATCGTCGCCGTCAACAAGGACGCCGAAGCGCCCATCTTCAAGATCGCGGACTACGGGATCGTGGGGGATGTCTTCCAGATTCTGCCCGCCCTCAAAGACGAGCTGCGAAAAGCCTTAAAAGAATAG
- a CDS encoding transposase: protein MAENSSPHSASLLSQGKSNAMPRLARLIIPGIPHHLTQRGNRRQRVFFSEEDKSYYLKILRDNLEGTGLRILGYCLMDNHVHLISTPSLKDEFAHVLGETHRKYTTIINTREKWKGHLWQERYWSFPLDAPYLYRAVRYVELNPVRAGITKDAQGYRWSSARGHLCLGEDPIIDLDGSMPIAENWAAYLKEDEDSGFRDELHTHEKTGRPLGDEDFIARLEALTDRRLAKGKPGRPKKERPILETEIDLFRDPNK from the coding sequence ATGGCTGAGAATTCCAGTCCTCATTCGGCGTCTTTATTAAGTCAGGGGAAATCAAACGCTATGCCCCGCTTAGCTCGATTAATCATCCCGGGTATTCCCCATCATCTGACTCAGCGCGGCAATCGGCGGCAACGGGTGTTCTTTTCCGAGGAGGACAAAAGCTATTACTTAAAAATTCTTCGCGACAACCTGGAGGGGACAGGGCTTCGCATCCTCGGGTATTGTCTCATGGACAATCATGTCCATCTTATTTCCACGCCGAGTCTCAAAGACGAATTCGCGCATGTGCTGGGAGAGACACACCGGAAATACACCACAATCATCAACACCAGGGAAAAATGGAAGGGCCACCTGTGGCAGGAACGCTATTGGTCGTTTCCCCTCGACGCTCCCTATCTCTATAGAGCCGTTCGCTATGTGGAACTCAATCCCGTTCGGGCCGGAATCACCAAGGACGCCCAAGGCTATAGATGGTCAAGCGCACGAGGCCATCTTTGCCTAGGCGAGGATCCGATTATTGATCTCGATGGAAGCATGCCGATCGCGGAGAATTGGGCCGCCTATCTGAAAGAAGACGAGGACTCCGGCTTTCGCGACGAGCTTCATACCCATGAAAAGACGGGACGCCCTCTCGGAGATGAAGATTTCATCGCAAGATTAGAGGCGTTGACGGATCGTCGTCTAGCAAAGGGCAAGCCGGGCCGGCCGAAAAAGGAAAGGCCGATCCTGGAAACCGAGATCGACCTCTTTCGAGATCCAAATAAATAG